One region of Polynucleobacter paneuropaeus genomic DNA includes:
- the hpf gene encoding ribosome hibernation-promoting factor, HPF/YfiA family, with the protein MNLKINSRHVEVTPGMREHLEAGFAKIRKHFDHVIDASAFLIVDKAKEKDLRQTAEITIHLKGKELFAQAHHSDLYHAMDAVVDKLERQVVKHKEKIQDHHHEKHLD; encoded by the coding sequence ATGAATTTGAAGATTAATAGCCGTCATGTTGAGGTCACACCAGGAATGCGGGAACACCTTGAGGCGGGTTTTGCCAAGATTCGTAAGCATTTTGATCATGTAATTGATGCATCGGCCTTTTTGATTGTCGATAAAGCCAAAGAAAAGGATTTGCGTCAGACTGCTGAAATCACCATTCATCTCAAAGGCAAGGAGCTCTTTGCCCAAGCCCATCACTCTGACCTTTACCACGCAATGGATGCGGTGGTTGATAAATTAGAGCGCCAAGTCGTTAAACATAAAGAAAAAATCCAAGATCACCATCACGAAAAACATTTAGACTAG
- the lptB gene encoding LPS export ABC transporter ATP-binding protein codes for MTVDSNSSSAATLSAHHLQKHYGSRTVVRDVSLEVKCGEVVGLLGPNGAGKTTSFYMIVGLVPLDDGRIILDGTDITHLPIHERARMGLSYLPQEASVFRKLNVAENIQAVLELQAQGGTPLSKAEIQDRLDELLSELQISHLRDNPALSLSGGERRRVEIARALASQPKFILLDEPFAGVDPIAVGEIQRIVRFLRDRQIGVLITDHNVRETLGICDHAYIISEGSVLAAGKPDEIIENDAVRRVYLGENFRM; via the coding sequence ATGACTGTCGATTCAAATTCAAGTTCTGCTGCAACCCTTAGCGCACATCATTTACAAAAACACTACGGCTCTCGTACAGTAGTCCGAGATGTCTCTTTGGAAGTGAAATGCGGAGAGGTAGTTGGGCTACTAGGTCCGAACGGGGCCGGTAAGACCACCTCCTTTTATATGATTGTTGGCTTGGTTCCGCTTGATGATGGCAGAATTATTCTTGACGGAACCGACATCACCCATCTACCAATTCACGAACGTGCTCGTATGGGTCTCTCCTATTTACCTCAAGAGGCCTCCGTTTTTAGAAAACTGAATGTGGCTGAAAATATTCAAGCGGTATTAGAGTTGCAAGCACAGGGTGGAACACCGCTAAGCAAAGCTGAAATTCAAGATCGGCTTGATGAGTTGTTAAGCGAACTTCAAATTAGCCATTTACGTGATAACCCTGCACTTTCATTATCGGGTGGCGAAAGACGGCGTGTAGAAATTGCGCGTGCGCTTGCATCCCAACCTAAATTTATTTTGCTAGATGAACCCTTTGCCGGCGTTGACCCTATTGCTGTTGGTGAAATCCAGCGAATTGTCCGCTTCTTGCGTGATCGCCAGATTGGAGTATTAATCACCGATCACAACGTCCGCGAAACTCTGGGTATTTGTGACCACGCCTACATTATTAGTGAAGGCTCGGTCCTGGCTGCAGGCAAGCCCGATGAAATTATCGAGAATGATGCTGTACGAAGAGTCTATCTAGGTGAAAATTTCCGCATGTAA
- a CDS encoding LptA/OstA family protein yields MHLLIPSSRFLSLISLMMVVMGAAYAEKADQKKPLILEADKVSVNDVQQAYELQGNILLIKGSILVTGEQGNIKVDPEGYEFVTMESDQDTTASFRQRREGPANEFIQANGKNVVYDAKTEVLTITGDASMKRLLNMQMLDQLNGWKIEYDDVKQYYRVFPPPDAKESDLPLARAMLSPRQKATLEK; encoded by the coding sequence ATGCACCTACTGATACCCTCGTCTCGCTTCCTTTCCCTGATTAGCCTAATGATGGTTGTAATGGGAGCAGCTTACGCAGAAAAAGCTGACCAAAAGAAACCACTGATTTTGGAGGCGGATAAGGTGTCAGTGAATGATGTTCAGCAAGCGTATGAGCTACAAGGCAATATTCTGCTGATTAAGGGCAGCATTCTTGTTACTGGCGAGCAAGGAAATATCAAAGTTGACCCAGAGGGTTATGAATTTGTCACCATGGAAAGTGACCAAGATACGACTGCAAGCTTCAGGCAACGACGCGAAGGTCCTGCCAATGAATTTATACAAGCCAATGGTAAAAATGTAGTGTACGACGCTAAAACAGAAGTACTCACCATCACGGGCGATGCCAGTATGAAGCGACTTCTGAACATGCAAATGCTCGACCAACTCAATGGCTGGAAAATTGAGTACGATGACGTAAAGCAGTACTATCGAGTATTCCCGCCACCGGATGCCAAAGAAAGTGATTTGCCACTAGCAAGAGCAATGCTTTCACCTAGACAAAAAGCTACTTTAGAAAAATGA
- a CDS encoding KpsF/GutQ family sugar-phosphate isomerase produces the protein MIAKTRERTLKLARDTLTIEAAALQNMRDRLEGANADALVHAVELLHACKGRIVVSGIGKSGHIARKIAATFASTGSPAFFVHPAEASHGDLGMVTRDDVFVALSNSGETEELLTIVPIVKRTGAKLIALTGAPESALAKLADAHLDTSVEKEACPLNLAPTSSTTASLAMGDALAVALLDARGFQAEDFLRSHPGGRLGRKLLAHVSEVMRSFEDTPKIQIDASFKAALLEMTAKRMGMVVTIDQNQKVIGILTDGDLRRLLEKNVDLASIALKDAITSAPRTIPPELLAEEAIEMMEKHRINHLVVSDANGILLGALNLHDLFAAKVI, from the coding sequence ATGATAGCTAAGACTCGTGAAAGAACCCTAAAGCTTGCTCGCGACACCCTCACTATTGAGGCTGCTGCGTTGCAGAATATGCGTGACCGATTAGAGGGTGCAAATGCTGATGCCCTGGTTCATGCCGTTGAATTACTTCACGCCTGTAAGGGTCGTATTGTAGTTTCAGGTATCGGCAAATCAGGTCATATTGCCCGTAAGATTGCCGCTACTTTTGCTTCTACTGGATCCCCTGCTTTTTTTGTTCACCCTGCTGAAGCAAGCCATGGTGATTTGGGTATGGTTACCCGGGATGATGTCTTTGTGGCCCTATCAAATTCCGGTGAGACTGAAGAGCTGTTAACAATTGTTCCTATTGTTAAACGGACTGGCGCAAAACTGATTGCGCTCACTGGTGCTCCTGAGTCGGCTCTCGCTAAACTTGCTGATGCTCATTTAGATACCAGTGTTGAGAAAGAAGCTTGCCCTCTCAATCTTGCACCCACCTCCAGTACTACCGCATCACTCGCAATGGGTGATGCGCTCGCAGTTGCCTTATTAGATGCACGCGGCTTTCAGGCAGAAGATTTTTTACGCTCCCATCCAGGCGGTAGATTGGGTCGCAAGCTCCTGGCACACGTTAGTGAAGTCATGCGCAGCTTTGAAGACACACCAAAAATTCAGATTGATGCTTCATTCAAAGCGGCTTTACTCGAAATGACTGCCAAGCGCATGGGCATGGTTGTCACGATAGATCAGAACCAAAAAGTCATCGGCATACTGACGGATGGTGATTTACGACGCCTCCTAGAAAAGAATGTAGACCTAGCAAGTATTGCACTTAAAGACGCTATTACTAGTGCGCCGCGCACGATTCCACCAGAACTACTTGCTGAAGAAGCAATTGAGATGATGGAAAAACATCGCATCAATCATTTGGTTGTTAGCGATGCCAATGGCATATTACTAGGGGCTCTCAACTTGCATGATCTGTTTGCAGCTAAGGTAATTTAA
- a CDS encoding KdsC family phosphatase — protein MPTAFGTHNTNPLSQFPQAWDRASKIKLLVLDVDGVMTNGQVWIGADGKESLKAFDIQDGLGIKHLSQCDIPTAVITGRSSKMVLARCEELGIAHVHMGVNNKVQALNEVLKKMNLRHKDCAVMGDDWPDLAMMAKAGLKVSPAQGHQALKDVAHYVCSMKGGNGAVREVSDLILKAQNRYEELLRQALS, from the coding sequence ATGCCAACTGCATTCGGAACCCACAATACCAATCCTCTAAGTCAGTTTCCACAGGCTTGGGACCGCGCCAGCAAAATAAAGCTCCTTGTATTAGATGTCGATGGCGTTATGACCAACGGGCAAGTCTGGATTGGGGCGGATGGTAAAGAATCACTCAAGGCGTTTGATATTCAGGATGGCTTGGGCATCAAGCATTTGTCTCAATGCGACATACCTACTGCTGTCATCACTGGGCGTAGCTCAAAGATGGTCTTAGCGCGTTGTGAAGAATTAGGCATCGCCCATGTTCATATGGGTGTCAATAACAAAGTCCAGGCGCTCAATGAAGTGCTCAAAAAAATGAATCTGCGTCATAAAGACTGCGCAGTCATGGGTGATGACTGGCCTGATCTCGCCATGATGGCAAAAGCAGGGCTCAAAGTTTCTCCTGCACAAGGTCACCAAGCTTTAAAAGATGTTGCGCACTATGTATGCTCTATGAAGGGTGGCAATGGTGCCGTACGCGAAGTTTCTGATCTTATCCTCAAAGCACAAAATCGATATGAGGAATTGTTGCGACAGGCCTTGAGTTAA
- a CDS encoding PTS sugar transporter subunit IIA, which produces MNALNDLFALDCITLDSPSKNRAEVFVDAGKLFANQIGISADQVVEFLNAREALGSTALGAGVAIPHGRVKGLKQPIAAFIRLKNPIDFAAPDGEAVSMLIFLLVPEKATQEHLEILSSIAQLLSDADARKILSAESDSGKICQLIQNWGSSK; this is translated from the coding sequence ATGAATGCCCTGAATGATCTTTTTGCCCTCGACTGCATCACCCTAGATAGCCCCTCTAAAAATAGGGCTGAAGTATTTGTTGATGCTGGCAAGCTTTTTGCCAATCAAATTGGCATCAGCGCTGATCAGGTAGTGGAGTTTCTCAATGCGCGCGAAGCGCTTGGCTCTACCGCTCTTGGCGCTGGCGTTGCCATTCCCCACGGCCGGGTTAAAGGTTTAAAACAACCTATTGCCGCTTTTATCAGACTAAAAAATCCAATTGACTTTGCCGCACCTGATGGTGAAGCGGTTTCGATGTTAATTTTCTTACTGGTTCCGGAGAAAGCAACGCAAGAGCATTTAGAAATTCTTTCTTCAATTGCTCAACTCTTGTCAGACGCAGATGCTCGCAAGATTTTGTCTGCTGAGTCTGATTCTGGAAAAATCTGTCAACTCATCCAAAACTGGGGTAGTAGCAAATGA
- the uvrA gene encoding excinuclease ABC subunit UvrA, whose product MNNEIKIRGARTHNLKNINLDIPREKLVVLTGLSGSGKSSLAFDTLYAEGQRRYVESLSAYARQFLQLMEKPDVDVIEGLSPAISIEQKATSHNPRSTVGTVTEIHDYLRLLFARAGTPHCPEHNLALEAQSVSQMVDTVLSMPEDTKLMILAPVVSERKGEFVDLFQDLQAQGFVRFRVRSGGGTTNTAKAEIFEVDQLPALKKNDKHSIEVVVDRIKVRPDIQQRVAESFETALRLAEGKAMVVDMDTGKEMIFSSKFACPICSYSLQELEPRLFSFNNPMGACPSCDGLGHISFFDPKRIVAHPELSLASGAIKGWDRRNQFYFKLLQTLAKHGGFDLEKPFEKLSKKAQDLILMGSAEDKIPFEYINERGKPSIREHAFEGIVANFERRYRETDSMTVREELARYQNVRSCPECDGSRLRKEARFVKVGDGKQSRAIYEISALPLKEAKEYFEELTLKGAKREIADKIVKEIGSRLRFLNDVGLDYLSLERSADTLSGGEAQRIRLASQIGSGLTGVMYVLDEPSIGLHQRDNDRLIGTLKHLRDLGNSVLVVEHDEDMIRASDYVIDIGPGAGVHGGEIVSQGTPAQVEADPKSLTGAYLSGREAIAVPEKRIPPDDRYLEILGARGNNLQSVHAKIPVSLLTCVTGVSGSGKSTLINDTLHHAVAQHLYGSTAEPAAHDSIKGLEHFDKVISVDQSPIGRTPRSNPATYTGLFTPIRELFAGVPAARERGYEAGRFSFNVKGGRCDACEGDGVLKVEMHFLPDVYVPCDVCHGKRYNRETLDIRYKGKNIHEVLSMTIEQAHDFFEAVPVVKRKLKTLLDVGLGYVKLGQSATTLSGGEAQRVKLSLELSKRDTGRTLYILDEPTTGLHFHDIQLLLTVIQTLKKQGNTIVIIEHNLDVIKTADWIIDLGPKGGAGGGQIIATGTPEDVAKNTASFTGHYLAPLLKRKNPPAKKK is encoded by the coding sequence ATGAATAACGAAATTAAAATCCGCGGCGCACGCACGCACAACCTTAAAAATATCAATCTGGATATCCCAAGAGAAAAGCTAGTGGTTCTCACTGGTCTATCGGGTTCTGGCAAAAGCTCCCTCGCTTTTGACACCTTGTACGCCGAGGGTCAACGTCGCTATGTCGAATCTCTTTCGGCATACGCCCGTCAATTTCTGCAACTGATGGAAAAGCCTGATGTCGATGTTATCGAAGGCCTCTCTCCAGCAATCTCGATTGAACAAAAAGCGACTAGCCACAATCCTCGCTCAACAGTGGGCACCGTTACAGAAATTCATGATTACTTGCGCTTGCTATTTGCTAGAGCAGGCACACCGCATTGCCCTGAACACAATCTTGCCTTAGAAGCCCAAAGCGTCTCACAAATGGTCGACACCGTATTGTCGATGCCTGAAGATACAAAGTTAATGATCTTGGCTCCGGTAGTCAGTGAACGAAAAGGGGAATTTGTTGACTTGTTTCAAGATCTGCAAGCTCAAGGATTTGTGCGCTTTCGCGTTCGATCTGGTGGTGGCACAACAAATACTGCCAAAGCCGAAATCTTTGAAGTAGATCAACTGCCTGCACTCAAGAAGAATGATAAGCACTCGATCGAAGTTGTAGTAGATCGCATCAAAGTACGTCCAGATATTCAGCAACGTGTCGCAGAATCTTTTGAGACTGCCCTGCGCTTAGCTGAAGGTAAGGCCATGGTTGTTGATATGGACACTGGCAAAGAGATGATCTTCTCGAGTAAGTTTGCATGCCCAATCTGCTCCTACTCTTTGCAAGAACTTGAACCACGCCTGTTTTCATTTAATAACCCGATGGGTGCTTGCCCATCGTGCGATGGCCTTGGTCATATCTCTTTTTTTGATCCGAAGCGGATTGTTGCGCACCCTGAATTATCTTTAGCCTCAGGTGCAATTAAGGGCTGGGATCGTCGCAATCAGTTTTACTTCAAACTTTTACAAACGCTTGCTAAACATGGTGGATTTGATCTTGAAAAGCCTTTTGAAAAGTTAAGCAAGAAAGCACAAGACCTGATCCTCATGGGCTCCGCCGAAGATAAGATTCCATTTGAATATATCAATGAACGTGGCAAGCCAAGTATTCGGGAGCATGCCTTCGAAGGGATCGTAGCGAATTTTGAAAGACGTTATCGCGAAACTGATTCAATGACAGTGCGTGAAGAACTCGCGCGCTATCAGAATGTTCGCTCATGCCCGGAGTGTGATGGTAGCCGTTTACGCAAAGAGGCCCGCTTCGTTAAAGTCGGCGATGGCAAACAGTCCCGCGCGATTTATGAAATCAGCGCTCTACCTTTAAAAGAAGCGAAAGAATATTTTGAAGAGCTCACCCTCAAAGGTGCTAAGCGAGAAATCGCCGATAAGATTGTCAAAGAGATTGGCTCACGCTTACGCTTTTTAAATGATGTGGGCTTAGATTACCTTTCCTTAGAGCGTAGCGCAGATACCCTCTCTGGCGGCGAAGCACAACGCATTCGACTTGCCTCACAGATTGGCTCTGGCCTGACTGGCGTGATGTACGTTCTAGATGAACCCTCGATTGGTTTGCACCAACGCGATAACGATCGCTTAATTGGTACTCTCAAACACTTACGCGATTTAGGTAATAGCGTGTTGGTTGTTGAGCATGACGAAGATATGATTCGCGCTTCAGATTACGTGATCGATATTGGCCCAGGCGCTGGAGTTCATGGCGGTGAAATCGTTTCACAAGGCACGCCCGCTCAAGTTGAGGCGGATCCCAAGTCACTCACTGGCGCCTATCTCTCTGGAAGAGAGGCTATTGCCGTTCCAGAAAAACGCATTCCTCCGGATGATCGCTACCTCGAAATCTTGGGCGCACGAGGCAATAATTTACAGTCCGTACACGCGAAGATTCCAGTAAGTCTTTTGACCTGTGTGACTGGCGTGTCAGGCTCAGGGAAATCTACTCTAATTAATGACACTCTGCATCATGCAGTGGCACAACACTTGTATGGCTCGACCGCAGAACCTGCAGCACATGATTCGATTAAAGGACTTGAACACTTCGACAAAGTCATTAGTGTTGATCAGTCCCCCATTGGCAGAACACCGCGCTCCAATCCAGCGACCTATACCGGCCTATTTACGCCAATTCGCGAACTCTTTGCTGGGGTCCCTGCTGCCCGTGAACGTGGCTACGAAGCTGGTCGCTTCTCGTTCAACGTCAAAGGTGGTCGTTGTGATGCCTGCGAGGGTGATGGCGTTCTGAAGGTGGAGATGCACTTCTTGCCAGATGTCTATGTCCCTTGTGATGTTTGTCATGGCAAACGCTATAACCGAGAAACCCTAGATATTCGTTACAAAGGAAAAAATATTCATGAAGTACTCTCGATGACGATCGAGCAGGCGCATGACTTTTTTGAAGCTGTACCCGTAGTAAAACGTAAGCTCAAGACCTTACTTGATGTTGGCTTGGGTTACGTCAAGTTAGGACAAAGCGCCACTACCCTATCTGGTGGTGAAGCGCAACGCGTGAAACTTTCTTTAGAGTTATCAAAACGGGATACTGGGCGAACGCTCTATATTTTGGATGAGCCAACTACAGGCCTACATTTCCATGACATTCAACTTTTGCTGACAGTCATTCAGACACTCAAGAAACAAGGCAATACGATTGTGATCATTGAGCATAATCTGGACGTCATTAAAACAGCAGACTGGATTATCGATTTAGGGCCAAAGGGTGGTGCTGGTGGTGGACAAATTATTGCCACCGGAACCCCTGAAGATGTTGCTAAAAATACTGCTAGTTTTACAGGGCACTATTTAGCGCCACTACTGAAGCGCAAAAATCCGCCTGCTAAAAAGAAATAA
- the hprK gene encoding HPr(Ser) kinase/phosphatase has protein sequence MTQPLLLEGVTAQQIFDDNVAELRLSWIGGLEGADRTFPAEAVKAAAASSDLVGHLNLIHPSRIQIFGEQEVEYHAVLNQQQRQEQIASLISKTPPCVIVADGKTADPDLQLFCQRSSTPLFTTSISAASVIDHLRTYLSKIGAPQITMHGVFMDILGLGVLLTGESGLGKSELGLELISRGHGLVADDAVDFARLGPDYIEGRCPVILRDLLEVRGLGLLDIRTIFGETAVRRKLKLRLIVQLVRRTDGEFERLPIEAQHLDVLGIPIRTVKIQVAAGRNLAVLVEAAVRNTILQLRGIDTLKDFIERQRQQMNAEPDSAKIQGRLL, from the coding sequence ATGACCCAACCCCTCTTACTTGAAGGCGTTACAGCTCAGCAAATATTTGACGATAACGTTGCTGAACTCAGGCTCTCTTGGATTGGTGGATTAGAAGGGGCTGATCGCACCTTTCCTGCTGAGGCTGTAAAAGCAGCAGCTGCAAGCTCTGACTTAGTTGGGCATTTAAATCTCATTCACCCCAGTCGAATTCAAATCTTCGGCGAACAAGAGGTGGAGTATCACGCTGTGCTCAATCAACAACAGCGACAAGAACAAATTGCTTCATTGATTTCCAAGACTCCACCCTGCGTGATTGTTGCGGATGGAAAGACTGCAGACCCCGATCTTCAACTCTTTTGCCAACGATCATCTACCCCGCTCTTTACTACCAGTATCTCAGCAGCATCTGTCATTGATCATTTGCGCACCTATTTGTCGAAAATTGGCGCGCCTCAGATTACGATGCACGGCGTATTCATGGATATTTTAGGTTTGGGTGTTTTGCTCACTGGTGAGTCTGGTCTTGGTAAAAGCGAATTGGGGCTAGAGTTGATTTCTCGTGGCCATGGCTTGGTTGCTGACGATGCAGTGGATTTTGCGCGCCTGGGACCAGATTACATTGAAGGTCGCTGTCCAGTGATTCTCCGCGACTTACTAGAAGTAAGAGGTCTAGGTTTATTAGATATTCGCACGATCTTTGGAGAAACTGCAGTCCGCCGCAAACTCAAGTTACGCCTGATTGTCCAACTCGTTCGCCGGACTGATGGAGAATTTGAACGCCTACCCATTGAAGCCCAACATCTAGATGTTTTAGGAATTCCGATTCGGACAGTGAAGATTCAAGTGGCTGCCGGTAGAAACTTAGCAGTATTAGTAGAGGCAGCGGTCCGCAACACGATCTTGCAATTGCGTGGTATTGATACCCTAAAGGACTTCATTGAGCGACAACGCCAGCAAATGAATGCCGAGCCTGATAGCGCAAAAATCCAAGGGCGCTTACTCTAA
- the lptC gene encoding LPS export ABC transporter periplasmic protein LptC gives MELNPAQIKVGVWRLFLRLLPLIIMGLLVLMTFWLVKKTSAPEGPAIARVRLHEPDYTIKNGALSALNELGQTKYRVLGKKVTHYDDDASIDIDTPRMRLFQADKTPVTVKSDKGHLDGDLTILDLIDNAEIFKPAQVATATTPASFRMLAQSSYFKVLINDDIIETNRPITLEQGISIMHSTEGGKFNNVQQSMTLLGQVKGRIEHSQEKN, from the coding sequence ATGGAACTCAATCCAGCACAAATTAAGGTCGGAGTATGGCGTCTCTTTTTACGTCTACTGCCTCTGATCATCATGGGGCTATTGGTGTTGATGACCTTTTGGCTTGTTAAGAAGACTAGTGCGCCCGAAGGTCCAGCTATTGCCCGTGTTCGACTGCATGAGCCAGACTACACGATTAAGAATGGGGCACTATCCGCTCTCAATGAGCTAGGTCAAACAAAATATCGGGTACTCGGCAAAAAGGTAACGCACTACGATGATGATGCATCGATTGATATCGATACCCCACGCATGCGTTTATTCCAAGCCGATAAAACGCCAGTAACCGTTAAGTCGGATAAGGGTCACCTTGATGGTGATTTAACAATTCTAGACTTGATCGATAACGCAGAGATTTTCAAACCTGCTCAGGTGGCTACAGCTACTACTCCAGCAAGCTTTCGCATGCTAGCCCAGTCATCTTATTTCAAAGTACTCATTAATGATGACATTATCGAAACGAATCGACCCATTACTCTGGAGCAAGGCATCTCCATAATGCACTCTACCGAAGGCGGTAAGTTTAATAATGTGCAACAAAGCATGACCTTGCTGGGACAAGTCAAAGGGCGCATTGAGCACAGCCAAGAAAAGAACTGA
- a CDS encoding monovalent cation:proton antiporter family protein has protein sequence MPSVLQLTLILLAFGVAGVLIFRYFGLPPILGYLAIGVLIGPNALALANDSATVKYLGEFGVVFLMFSLGLEFNLHRLRSMRRIVFGLGASQVILTMLLAVPASLFMNWIYPISWQAAIALGGALAMSSTAIVTKLIADRSELESQHGRNVIGILLFQDLAVVFLLILLPSLGKNPKDLLFALSTAGIKIAIALVLIFYIGQTVMSRWFRLVVKLRSQELFMLNLLLIVLGMAALTEHFGLSLALGAFLAGMLISETPFRHQVEEDIKPFRDVLLGLFFITIGMLLDFKVIQAQWALVLLLLIGPLIFKFGLIALLSRAFGSSPGISIRTGLCLAQAGEFGFVLLNQIDGLDLIDPALSQAVLAAMLLSMFGAPFLIQYSDRIAMRFSSNEWLLQSLALTQLAAKSVRTTNHVLICGFGRSGQSLARMLDQQKIPYLALDMDPDRVKEAAAAGDNVVYGDASRENYLTAAGLSKAKAVVITYADTPATLKVLHQVERLRPGMIVLVRTKDDADLGKLQAAGATEVVPELIEGSLMMASHVLLMMGVPLRKVVRQITSAREARYSLLRGYFRGSVETESEPNESWRLQSITLLPESASIGKTLEELHLENEGVSVQAVRRKVGGMDYIKLELSPELRLQANDILVLSGNPEATDLAQAKLI, from the coding sequence ATGCCGTCAGTTCTTCAATTAACTCTCATCTTGTTGGCCTTTGGGGTGGCCGGGGTTCTTATTTTCCGCTATTTTGGCCTACCCCCCATTTTGGGGTATCTGGCGATAGGGGTGCTGATTGGTCCCAACGCCCTGGCCTTAGCCAACGATTCAGCCACAGTGAAGTATTTAGGCGAGTTCGGGGTGGTTTTCTTGATGTTCTCGCTGGGTCTGGAATTTAACCTCCATAGGCTGCGCTCGATGCGCAGGATCGTATTTGGCTTGGGTGCGAGCCAGGTCATTCTGACGATGCTTTTAGCGGTACCAGCAAGCCTATTTATGAATTGGATTTACCCCATTTCTTGGCAGGCAGCGATTGCGCTGGGGGGTGCTTTAGCTATGTCCTCCACAGCGATTGTGACTAAGCTCATTGCCGATCGATCTGAACTTGAGAGTCAGCATGGACGTAATGTGATTGGCATCTTATTGTTCCAAGATTTAGCAGTGGTCTTCCTGCTCATCTTGCTGCCTTCTCTCGGTAAGAATCCAAAAGACCTACTCTTTGCTTTATCGACTGCAGGTATCAAGATTGCGATTGCTTTGGTCCTCATTTTTTATATTGGCCAAACAGTCATGAGTCGTTGGTTCAGATTGGTTGTCAAACTGAGATCACAAGAGTTATTTATGTTGAATCTCTTGTTGATTGTATTGGGAATGGCAGCGTTAACTGAGCACTTTGGTTTGTCATTAGCGCTCGGAGCATTTCTAGCGGGAATGTTAATTTCAGAAACACCATTTAGGCATCAGGTGGAAGAAGATATCAAGCCTTTCCGTGATGTGCTGCTCGGACTATTTTTTATTACGATCGGCATGCTGCTTGATTTCAAGGTCATCCAAGCGCAGTGGGCTCTAGTTTTACTTTTGCTAATTGGACCTTTGATATTTAAGTTTGGTTTGATTGCATTACTCTCTCGTGCTTTTGGTTCAAGCCCCGGCATCTCCATTCGCACGGGATTATGTCTGGCACAAGCAGGTGAGTTTGGTTTTGTGTTGCTCAATCAAATTGATGGCCTGGATTTAATTGATCCAGCCTTAAGTCAAGCTGTTTTAGCAGCTATGTTGCTCTCGATGTTTGGAGCCCCATTCTTAATTCAATATAGTGATCGCATTGCGATGCGCTTCTCTAGCAATGAGTGGCTTTTGCAATCCTTAGCCTTAACTCAGCTTGCAGCCAAGAGCGTCCGCACAACGAACCACGTATTAATTTGTGGTTTTGGTCGTTCCGGACAAAGCTTGGCAAGAATGCTCGATCAGCAAAAAATTCCATATCTTGCTTTAGATATGGACCCCGATCGAGTGAAGGAAGCTGCTGCTGCAGGAGATAACGTCGTTTATGGCGATGCGAGTCGAGAGAACTACCTCACTGCAGCTGGCTTATCTAAAGCCAAAGCGGTAGTGATTACTTATGCCGATACTCCAGCTACGCTCAAAGTTTTGCATCAGGTTGAGCGCCTTCGTCCCGGCATGATTGTCTTGGTGCGCACTAAAGATGATGCAGATTTAGGGAAATTACAAGCCGCTGGGGCCACTGAGGTGGTGCCTGAACTCATTGAGGGCAGCTTGATGATGGCGTCTCATGTGTTGTTGATGATGGGCGTACCTTTGCGCAAGGTGGTTCGACAAATCACGAGTGCCCGCGAGGCGCGTTATAGTTTGTTGAGAGGATATTTCAGGGGCTCAGTAGAAACCGAATCGGAGCCTAATGAATCTTGGCGTTTGCAGTCCATCACCTTGTTGCCAGAGTCTGCCAGCATTGGTAAGACTCTAGAGGAGCTTCATCTCGAGAACGAGGGAGTGAGTGTTCAGGCAGTCAGGCGCAAGGTAGGCGGCATGGATTACATCAAGCTCGAATTAAGCCCAGAGCTTCGCTTGCAGGCCAATGACATCTTGGTCCTCTCAGGGAATCCAGAGGCAACTGATTTAGCCCAAGCTAAATTAATTTAA